The bacterium DNA window GATTATGGCTAAAATTTGCCCCATCACCCAAAAAACATCAAAAGTTCGCGGCGGGTATTCAAACCGCACTCGCGCCACTCAATTCAATCCGACCGGCAAACGTCGCAGCTATGCCAATCTTCAAAA harbors:
- a CDS encoding bL28 family ribosomal protein, yielding MAKICPITQKTSKVRGGYSNRTRATQFNPTGKRRSYANLQKKRIFVPELNKTFILNISTKGLKTINKKGAYATLKEAGVI